CTCACTTGGTTTTGGACCAAAGATATTATCTTACAAAAAGGAGGAGACCCAGTATAGCATAAGACTCATACCCTTCCTCGCCTATGTGAAGATAAAGGGAGAGGAGGGAGAAAGCGAAGATCCAGATAGTTTCTATGCTCAGCCTGTCTCAAAGAGACTCTTTACTATACTTGCAGGTCCTGTTATGAATATAATCATTGCTATCCTTATATTCTTTCTTGTATACTCTGTTTTTGGAGATATATCTCATCTATCAACAAGAATAAAGGATGTAACAAAAGGTTTACCTGCGTATGAGGCAGGTATAAGGAAGGGAGACAAGATTGTTGAGATAAATGGAGTTGAGATTAAATCATGGGAGGATGTGATAAGGGAGATAGGTGGAAGCAATGGGGAGGAGATTACAATTAAAGTTGAAAGAGATGGAAAGATTCTTTCCTTCAATGTGAAACCTGTGAAATCAGAGGATGGAAGGTGGATAATAGGGATTGTGAGTGATTTTGAAAGGGTAAGTATCTTTGAGGCGTTCTGGCTTGCACTTAAAGAGATATGGCGAGTCTTAACCCTTGTAGTTCTATCCTTGAGGATGATAGTGAGGGGAAACATTTCTGGAATTGCTGGTCCTGTTGGTATAGTTAAATTTACAGCAGATGTTGGAAGACAGGCAGGTGGTGTAGCTTTTATTTGGTTCAGTGGGGTAATAAGTCTTGCCCTTGGAATTACAAACCTTCTTCCAATTCCAGCCCTTGATGGTGGAAGACTTATGTTCATTATATACGAGGCAATAACAAAGAGAAGGGTTCCACCTGAAAAGGAAAACCTTGTTCACTTTATAGGTTATGTCATCCTCATAGGTTTGATGTTTGTCATAACCTTCTTTGACATACTAAGATTCTTTAAATGAAAAGGAAAGTTTATGTTGGAGATGTAGTTATAGGGGGAGAGGAGATTATTCTTCAGGGAATGGCAAAAAGTGATACAAATGATGTAGATAAAGTCCTTGAAGAGATAGAGGATATGGTTGAAGAGGGTGCCTCCCTTGTAAGGGTTGCTGTCCCTGATAGAAAAAGCATAGACGCTTTAAGAGAAATAGTTAAAAGAAGTCCTGTTCCGATAATTGCCGATATACATTTTAACCCTGAGCTTGCAATACTCTCAATGGATGCTGGAGTAAAGAAGATAAGACTTAATCCATCAAATATAAGAAACGAAAGAGATATAGAGAGAATTGTAAATAAGGCGAAGGAGATGAAAATTCCCATAAGGGTTGGTGTAAACTCTGGTTCAATTGTGTATGAGGGAAAGAAAGGGAAAGTAAACTCAGATGATCTCATTGAATCTTTAAAAAGGGAGGTTTCTATACTTGAAAAACTTTCTTTTAAAGACATAGTCCTTTCTGCAAAGTCACCAGATGTAATGTTAACCATAGAAACATACAGGAAGATGAAAGAGCTCTTTCCATACCCAATTCATCTTGGAGTTACAGCAACAGGGGGTGGAGAGGAGGGATTGATTAAATCCAGTATAGCCATTGGATATCTTTTAATGGAAGGAATTGGAGATACAATAAGGGTATCCCTCACAGGTTCATCAAGTGATGAGGTTAGAGTGGGGAGACTCATCCTTGAGAATCTTGGATTAAGAAAGAGGGAAAGGGTTGAGATAATTGCCTGTCCAAAGTGTGGAAGATGTAATAAAGATTTTGATAAAATTCTTGAAAGGGTGAGAGAAGAAATTGGAAACTTGAAGATACCAATTAAAGTTGCAGTTATGGGATGTGAAGTTAATGCTCTGGGAGAGGCAGGACAGGCAGACTATGGAATTGCTTTAACAAGAGGAAAGATACTTCTATTTAAAAAGGGAGTGAAGATAAAATTTGTTGATGAGGAGAATGCAGTTGATGAATTAAAAAAACTTATAGAAAGTGAGGTGAAGGATGCTTCTATCTAAAATGTTTGTTCCAACATTGAGAGAAGATCCAAGCGATGCTGAAAGCATAAGTCATAAATTGATGCTTAGAGCTGGACTTATAAGGCAGATTAGTTCTGGAATTTATGTATTCTTACCTCTTGGTTTTAGAGTTTTAAACAAGGTGGTGAATATAGTTAGAGAGGAGATGAACAGAATTGGTGCCCAGGAACTTTTGATGCCAGCACTCCTTCCAAGGGAACCATGGGATGAAACAGGTAGGTGGGATGTTTATGGAGATGAACTCTTCAAATTAAAAGATAGGAAGGGAAGGGACTTCTGTCTTGGTCCAACCCATGAAGAAATAATAACATTGATTGTAAAAAACACGATAAAATCCTATAAGAACCTACCTATACTTTTATACCAGATTCAAACCAAGTTTAGGGATGAGATAAGACCAAGATTTGGAGTTATGAGAAGTAGAGAGTTCCTCATGAAGGATCTTTACTCATTTCATGATTCTTGGGAGTCTCTTTCAGAATCCTATAAAGAGATATTTAACGCATACAAAAGAATATTTGATAGATTCAAATTAAAATATATCCCTGTTGAAGCTGATTCTGGGGCAATAGGTGGGAAGGTTTCCCATGAGTTTGTCGCTGAAAGTGAAATAGGAGAATGTGAATTTGTTGTGTGTGAAAATTGTGGATACGCAGCAAATATAGAGGCAGCAAAGAGTAAACTTGTAAAACCAGAAGATGAAAAGGACGAACCACTTGAACTTGTCCATACACCAGGGATGAAAAAAGTAGAAGAGGTTAGTAGTTTCCTTAAAGTTCCTCCTTATAAACTTCTTAAATCCATACTTTACATCGTTGATGGAGAACCAGTTCTTGCCGTAGTTAGAGGGGATGATGAGATAAATGAGGTTAAACTCAAAAACTATCTTAAGGCTAAAGAGATTAGACTTGCCACAGAAGAGGAGATAGAGAGATATACAGGTGGTCCACTTGGATTTACAGGTCCCATTGGATTTAAAGGAAGAATAATAGCAGACATGAGAGTTGAGGGTGTAAAGGGTGGAGTTTCAGGTTCAAACAAAAAAGATTATCACTATAAGGGTGTCTCCTTTGGAAGGGATTTTGAATCAGATGAAATTGTTGATATAAGGGAGGTGAGAGATGGAGATCCCTGTCCAGTCTGTGGTTCTCCTCTTAAGAAGAAGGTTGGGATTGAATTGGGACATACATTCCAGCTTGGAACAAAATATTCAGAAAGTATGAAGGCATACTTCCAAACAAAGGAGGGAGAACTAAAGCCATTCATAATGGGATGCTATGGAATTGGAATGGCAAGGATAATTGCTGCAACCATTGAGCAGTATCATGACGATAAGGGAATTGTATGGACAAATGAGATTGCACCATACCATGTTATTGTTATTCCATTAAAAGAGGATGAGAAAATCCTTGTGGATTCAAAGAAGATTTATGAGAAACTCCTTGAATCTCATTTTGAAGTCGTTTATGAGGATAGACCCCTTTCGCCTGGAGAGAAGTTTAAAGATGCTGATTTAATTGGTTTTCCCTATAAACTCATATTTGGAAAGGGGTATCTAAAGGATGGTTTAATAGAGGTTAAAAGGAGAAGGGATGGAGAAGTTTTTAAAATAAAGCCTGAAGAGATAGAGGAGTTTCTAAGGAGAGAGATATATGAAAGTTAGCGTTATAATTCCTGCCTTTAATGAGGAGAGAACAATAGGGGGAGTTGTGAAAATTGCAAAAAACAATCCTTTTGTTGATGAAGTAATTGTGGTTAACGATGCATCCACTGATAGAACACCAATTATTGCAAAGAAAAGTGGAGCTAAGGTAATAAATTTTAAAGAGAACAAGGGGAAAGGATGGGCATATTACGAAGGAGTAAAGGCAAGTAAAGGTGATATAATTGTTTTCCTGGATGGAGACCTAATTGGTCTTAAACAGAATCATATTACAGAACTTATAAGACCTATAATTGAGGGGGAAGTTGTAACCACATGCGGAATCTTTGAGAAGGGAAGATTCTTAACAGATTTCTCACATAAAATAACTCCCTTCCTTTCAGGTCAAAGGGCACTAAAGAGAGAGGTGTGGGAAAATTTCTCCTATGATCCAAATGTAAAATATGGATTTGAAATTGTATTAACAGAGTATTTCTGGAGTAACAGGATAAAGGTAAAATATGTTATCCTTGAGGGGGTTACCCAACTGATGAAGGAAGAGAAAGTGGGCAAACAAAAGGGGAGAAGATGGAGATTCAAAATGTATAGGGATATTGCAAAGTCAGTCATAAAAATAGCAGTAAAAAAGATAACAGGCGACGAAGACTAATAATTTAGATTCATTATCGTAAACTTGGCTTTCGGAATTTTTTGAGGTGTCATACTTAACTCATCAATTCCCAGTTTTATGAGTTCAGGGATTGCTTTTGTATCCCCTGCCATTTCTCCACATACACCTGTCCATTTACCATATTTGTGTGAGGCATCTATAGTCATCTTGATAAGATTCAAAATAGCATCACTTAAGGGTCTGTAAAGATAGGAAACATTCTCATTTGTCCTATCAGCAGCAAATGTATATTGAATTAGATCGTTTGTTCCTATGCTAAAGAAATCAACATACTTTATAAGTTCATCAGCCATTAAAGCTGCAGATGGTATTTCAATCATTATTCCCACTTCTATATTTTCCTTAAATTCTTTACCCTCTTTCTTTAATTCTTTCTTAACTTCCTCAAGTATATTATTTGCCTCCACAATCTCATCTTTTACAGCAATCATGGGATACATTATCTTCACATTCCCAAAAACTCCTGCCCTTAATATAGCCTTAAGTTGAGTTTTAAATAAATCCTTTCTTT
The sequence above is drawn from the Caldisericia bacterium genome and encodes:
- the rseP gene encoding RIP metalloprotease RseP, whose translation is MYIVLAIVALSFMAIAHEYGHFLAAKRSGIAVEEFSLGFGPKILSYKKEETQYSIRLIPFLAYVKIKGEEGESEDPDSFYAQPVSKRLFTILAGPVMNIIIAILIFFLVYSVFGDISHLSTRIKDVTKGLPAYEAGIRKGDKIVEINGVEIKSWEDVIREIGGSNGEEITIKVERDGKILSFNVKPVKSEDGRWIIGIVSDFERVSIFEAFWLALKEIWRVLTLVVLSLRMIVRGNISGIAGPVGIVKFTADVGRQAGGVAFIWFSGVISLALGITNLLPIPALDGGRLMFIIYEAITKRRVPPEKENLVHFIGYVILIGLMFVITFFDILRFFK
- the ispG gene encoding flavodoxin-dependent (E)-4-hydroxy-3-methylbut-2-enyl-diphosphate synthase is translated as MKRKVYVGDVVIGGEEIILQGMAKSDTNDVDKVLEEIEDMVEEGASLVRVAVPDRKSIDALREIVKRSPVPIIADIHFNPELAILSMDAGVKKIRLNPSNIRNERDIERIVNKAKEMKIPIRVGVNSGSIVYEGKKGKVNSDDLIESLKREVSILEKLSFKDIVLSAKSPDVMLTIETYRKMKELFPYPIHLGVTATGGGEEGLIKSSIAIGYLLMEGIGDTIRVSLTGSSSDEVRVGRLILENLGLRKRERVEIIACPKCGRCNKDFDKILERVREEIGNLKIPIKVAVMGCEVNALGEAGQADYGIALTRGKILLFKKGVKIKFVDEENAVDELKKLIESEVKDASI
- a CDS encoding proline--tRNA ligase — its product is MLLSKMFVPTLREDPSDAESISHKLMLRAGLIRQISSGIYVFLPLGFRVLNKVVNIVREEMNRIGAQELLMPALLPREPWDETGRWDVYGDELFKLKDRKGRDFCLGPTHEEIITLIVKNTIKSYKNLPILLYQIQTKFRDEIRPRFGVMRSREFLMKDLYSFHDSWESLSESYKEIFNAYKRIFDRFKLKYIPVEADSGAIGGKVSHEFVAESEIGECEFVVCENCGYAANIEAAKSKLVKPEDEKDEPLELVHTPGMKKVEEVSSFLKVPPYKLLKSILYIVDGEPVLAVVRGDDEINEVKLKNYLKAKEIRLATEEEIERYTGGPLGFTGPIGFKGRIIADMRVEGVKGGVSGSNKKDYHYKGVSFGRDFESDEIVDIREVRDGDPCPVCGSPLKKKVGIELGHTFQLGTKYSESMKAYFQTKEGELKPFIMGCYGIGMARIIAATIEQYHDDKGIVWTNEIAPYHVIVIPLKEDEKILVDSKKIYEKLLESHFEVVYEDRPLSPGEKFKDADLIGFPYKLIFGKGYLKDGLIEVKRRRDGEVFKIKPEEIEEFLRREIYES
- a CDS encoding glycosyltransferase family 2 protein, with protein sequence MKVSVIIPAFNEERTIGGVVKIAKNNPFVDEVIVVNDASTDRTPIIAKKSGAKVINFKENKGKGWAYYEGVKASKGDIIVFLDGDLIGLKQNHITELIRPIIEGEVVTTCGIFEKGRFLTDFSHKITPFLSGQRALKREVWENFSYDPNVKYGFEIVLTEYFWSNRIKVKYVILEGVTQLMKEEKVGKQKGRRWRFKMYRDIAKSVIKIAVKKITGDED
- the ptsP gene encoding phosphoenolpyruvate--protein phosphotransferase, giving the protein YRKRKEEIEKEEKLLDKIKFLPIFTKTGKRIEISANIGRPEEADMAIKSGAEGIGLFRTEFLFLDRREPPSEEEQFKAYKSVIEKFKDKPVIIRTLDIGGDKQIPYLNLEKELNPFLGVRAIRLCLKRKDLFKTQLKAILRAGVFGNVKIMYPMIAVKDEIVEANNILEEVKKELKKEGKEFKENIEVGIMIEIPSAALMADELIKYVDFFSIGTNDLIQYTFAADRTNENVSYLYRPLSDAILNLIKMTIDASHKYGKWTGVCGEMAGDTKAIPELIKLGIDELSMTPQKIPKAKFTIMNLNY